TGAGAAAATATCTAAAAGCAATTATGTAGCTTTAATGAATTAGATACTAAGagttaaatatttggtaaatactccttttaaaatgtcattaaatgaAAAGGCCATGTTGGCTGAAAACTTTTGAATTTCCCAAGTAGGAAAGAGACCCAAAGGAGGGCACAATACTGGAAGGAGCTGAAACAGGTCTATCTTGTATGAAATTCTGATATTACAAAAgaatagatattttataaatgttttgttaGTAGAGGTGATTATAAGACAAAATTGCTTTAGCCaagtttccttaaaaaagaaaagaaaagaatacaaaacgAAGAACAAAACCTTAGGTGAATTAGCTGGATCACTGAAAGAGCCAGGGCAGGGTCTGCAGAGGGCCGTGCCCTGGTGGGAACATGAACACCCCAAGTGAGATGGTACAGAAAAGGAACAGGGGGCCTTAGCAGTCTCTTTCTGAAGGCTGCCTGGTGATTTCCGAAGTTTCCCGAGTTTGGAGAACAAATCCACAGGCCTCTTAGAGCCCCCAAAATGCATTAGTTTGCCTTTGAGTAGAGTTACAGAAATCACACGTCTCCTTTGCCTGCATTCCTGTGCTTTCACTGGGACAGTGAATACCTCAGCTGTAGCTCTGTGGGGTAGGTGCAGACCCAGGTTCTCAATTCCTGTCCTCCCAAGGTGTCCCCTTGCTAATCTTCTTTTCTTGTCCAGGAGTGTCACATTTTCCAGCTCTATATTCATTCTTGTATTCCTGACTTTACAATGTTTTGGCTGGAGGCTTGAGCAGGACATTGCCCTGAGTCTCTTGCTAATTGTCTTCAGGTTACAGTTAACCATTTGGAGATAGtggtctgttttaaaaaatactaataatgaagaaaaagaagaaggaagagcagaagaaggagaagaagaagaagatgaggaaggagaaggaggaggaggaaaaggaagaggaaaagaggaagaagaacagaggattgaggaagaggaagatgaggatGAGCAGACACCACTGCAGCCATATTCTGATTCTGGCAGGAGCAGCACAGCCCTTCTTCAGCAGTCTGGCATCATCTGCAGTTCCTCTCCTAAATGGTCCCGGCTGTtgcccccagcagcccagcagccaACTTAGATTCATCAGCTTCAGTCTAGGGTTGGtctagcttcattcttttttgcttCCCTGGGACCCCCTCATTACAATAacctagtatttttaaaaaagatttttatttattcatttttagagagagggaaagagaaggagaaagagagggagagaaatatcagtgtgtggttgcctctcaagtgcccagtactggggaccaggcccacaacctaggcatatgccctgactgggaatcaaactggcagctctttggttctcagcccctgctcaatccattgagctacaccagccaggtctaacAACTTAATATTAAATGCATCTTCAATTAAGATATTCAGAATAAATAACAGTGTGTATATGGCTTTAAATTTGGGTTTCTTTATGGGCTAAGATAGCCCATTTTATGGGCTATCATCAGTTTTATGTAGATGTCTATGATGCTTTGGTAGGTGGCTTTATGCAGTTCTTCTGATTGGTCTTCTCtatgaccatttttttttttgtctctcaggAAACCCCTACCTAGGATCCTCTTCACTCCATGCCTTTCTGTTCTAAACCTCATCACTTTCCCCAGAACAAGCTTTACCAGACTTCTTCCTTGCCACCTGAAAAACCTAGAAGGGGAAAGAAGCAGGAGTTCTATACCACCCTAGAAGGAGTGGCATTGGCTCCACTTGCCACATAGCAGATAATGCTTCACAGGGCTTGTGGAAGCTGTCTGTCAGCCTGGACCAGCCCTGGACCAGAGGAAGCTGACTTCCTCTCTCAGACACTTAAGCTGCATCTGCCTTGCCTGTAAGACCCTTTTCAGTCAGAGCTCATCTTAAACCCaccttccactcactcctccatgATTCTCAAGCCtatgtctttcttccttcagagACCTTGGTTTTTCACTTTGAAGCAAGGCTTTAATTGTAAGTTCATACCCACAGGAGTCAAGGTGGAGCATTCAGGACATGAACAGTTTTCCCAATGCTGGGATTTTGGTAACATttcacaaacaaaaggaaaaatatacctCTATGTTTGCAGCCAAATGATTTGGATCGAAATAGTTgtctgatatatatttttctgacacTAGAAAGATGAAACACAAACCAAAGCAAGCAAGTGATTTTCTGCATTTCTGTGTGCATTTCCAAGAAAGGAGGCTTTACAAGATAGCGTGTTATGTCTGGAATTATGAGGGAACAaagtttttcctttctgtctatTACTTAGGTATCTTGCTGTAATTATGCTGTTTGTCAATCACACTCTACCTGTTCTCTGCTACCTAGCAGAGAACTTTGTAAACTCTAAAAAAGATGTAAACTTTTTTGCAACATGCTTTTCAGACctgcttttacttctttgttcTTGAAGCTATAGACAAGGGGATTCAGTAGGGGAGTGACCACACTGTACTGCATGGAGAAAACCAACTCCCATGGGGAACCTGAGGTGGGCATAAGATAGCGAAGGATGCCTGAACCATAAAGTAAGGTCACTGCagtgaggtgggaggagcaggtggagaaggccttgCTTCTGCCTGAGGTGGAGCTGATGCTCAGGATGGTGGAGACAATGCGGGCATAAGAGTAGAAAACCAGGAGGAAGGTCCCAAAGGCATGCAGGAAGACACAACAGAGGAGGACAGCAAAGTTATTGGAGCTGTTGGAACAGGAGACGGGGAAGAGAGAAGGTATCTCACAAAGGAAGTTGGAGATGACTCGAGTCTCACAGAAGTCTAACTTCCAAGTTAGGAGGGTATTGATGAGAGCATCCAGAAAGGCCAGGCCCCAGGatccccccaccagccccacacACAGCTCATCACTCATCATCTGACCATAGTGTAGAGGGTGGCAGATGGCAgcatagcggtcataggccatcactGCAAGGAGGCAGATCTGTGTTCCCCCAGAGTCAAACACAAAGAAGGCCTGGGTCAAACAGTCCTCTATGGAGATTGTTTTCTTCTCAGACAGGAGGTTCTCTAACATCTTGGGCACCGTGACTGAAGAGTAACAGAGATCCACAAAGGAGAGGTGACTCaagaagaagtacatgggggtgtgaaGGTGAGAGCTGGTCCTGATCACCAGGATCAGCAGTAGGTTCCCTGACAGAGTCAGGAGGTAAATTACCAGGAAAAGCACAAAGAGTAGGGCCTGGCTGGCATGATCAGCAGGCAGCCCAAGGAGGAGGAACTCAGTCATGGTGCTGTGGTTCCTCAAGGCCATTGAAGGATGATAACTCTTTGGAAGAAACCAGAAAGAAAGTATCATTAACTGCCCCCTCTAGCAACCCAGAGTTTCCACCCATTCTGTGAATGCACACTTTTCCCCTTCAACCTCTCAGTATTGCTAGTTGTCTAATAGCTCTCATGGTGTCCCCTGAAGTATGGCTTTCCCTTTGTCTATATCCTGGCCCACAAGTCTCAACTCACTGTGctctttccatttgttgctcttcttttaCAAATAGCTCTAgggaaatttaaatgttttctttcagatttGACCCTTGAATAACTTTGTATCTCCTTAAACTGAGCCTTTGATTTTGCTCTGTAACATTGTGGTCAAGAGCTAACTTTCTGCAGAATATGTTCTAATCTTTCTAATTCTtcttattttccatctttcacttccAAGTCAAAACTCTGTAATAGTTTCTTACTACTAAATTATGAACTATGTGTGCTATATTTCTCATTATTATCTTTCatacatttaaaatcttttctcttaaaatcaactttgaaactttgtgtgtgtgtgtatttgttgtGCTGGAAAGTTGATCTAGGGAGGAAATTGCTaaacttagttttttaaaataaaaaaaattaaattaaaagataacacaggtaaaacaaaactgaattgCCCATCAAAAGAAACCATTAAGAGAGAATAGCAAGCTAGAGCtgggaaaaatatcaaaaatagtatacgtatatgcaaaatatatctatgaatgaataataaatatgcCAATTACACTAAatattacaataattaaaaagtcaaatatccAATACAAAGAATGGGCCCAAGATGAGAAAAGACTCTCAGAAAGGAAAACATCTGAATGAGCAGAAGGCCTGTAAAAAGTTGCCCAAcatagtcatcagggaaatgcagacTCAGACCATGATGAGGAGCCACTATACACTCACCAGAATGGCTGACATTGCCAAATGCTGGCAGAAAGTGTGGAGCACCTGGAACTTTTCTTGTAGAATGTAAGGTAGTATAGTCACTTGGGAAATTTGGGTCATTTCTCACAAAGCGACACATATACCTActctgtgacccagcaattttgctctttgaataaatgaatatgttgACAAAAAGACTTGTACAAATATATTCACAGCACCATTTTACCCTAACTGACATAAACTGGGTGGGAAAAAAACTCCACATGAGCATCAAAGACAGTAGATTAAACAATGGATAAAAAAAGTGGTGGTTTATTTACAGAAAGGAATTCTGTTTAGCAAGAAATAGATAAACTAGTGATACATGCAACAATGTGGATaatgctaataaaaatttaatgcatgcacattcatttaaatgaaaaattatacatgtaaacatttttgaaaaattaaaaatttgaaaaatctaTACATGACGGAAATTATTATAGTGATGaagacatagaacattttctctcttttttcttttttaaagattttatctatgtatttttggagacatgggaaggaagggagaaagagaaggagagatacatcaaccagTTTCCTCTCACCCACAACTctgcacctggcccacaacccagggatgtgctctgactgggaatcaaactggcaaccttcagGTGTTGCTAATGCTAATGCTAATCAGGATGTTGCTGATGctaatacactgagccacaccagcaagggcacaGAGCATTTTCATCATGTCAGAAAGATCTCTGTGTGTTCCTTCTCAGTCATGTCCCCATCAGATCAAACCACTATACTgatattttttcatacatttgtttttctggaaatccataaacatggaatCATACATTTCTTTGGTGCCATTTATGCTCTAGGTATTGTTgcttatcacaagaaaaacaagagggttgtattatcttaatttttacagtgaggaaactgaagcaaacAATGTTGCCAGTACCGTTGGTGTGAATGAGTAACGTGCCTCATATCAGTACATAGCCACAATATCTCTGACTTTTCTTTATCACCTTGGCTATCTGACTCCCATTTTCTTAAGCAAATCAGCTTGTCTTCACTGTGTGTCCATTTCAACAATGCATGCTcccagtttgtgtgtgtgtgtgtgtgtgtgtgcgcgcatgccTTCATTTGgatatctgttttgttttggcttttagtaataggtgtttttcttttctttttcagtgaaataacatgttccttgaagaaataaattacccTCTATATTATTTTGAAGACTGAATGACTGAATACACATTGCAGTATGAGGCATGTGATGAGTCCTTAATCCAAATTTGTTAAATGTAGAAGGAATGGAAAGGCTAGGTTGGGCCTCTCCTTGAGAAAGTTCCCCAGCTTGAATTCCAGCTtcaaaagcaaactaagaaagAAGGAgactggaaggaaaaataaatgcagaggaGTGTGGAGCCCATCTTCTAGTTGTAAAGGATTGCAAGAAGACTTACCTGATAAACAACAGTGCCTACAGACCCTGATCCACAGGGAGCATATCACATGTACGAGCTCGTTTCTGTGTGTACATGGTGGTTGCTAAAACCCATAACATTCAATTCTCTATCTATTCACACTTTCATCCTTATGTCCTCTAATTATCCATCTGATTGTTCATTCATCCACTTCAGCATTCAGTCATCTattcatccacccatctattCACCTGTACctacctccttccttctttcctttattcctcccctcaatcattcattcattctttcatgcaTTCAATAATCAACAGATATTTATAGGTTGCACAGTGTAGGGCGTTGTACTTAAAAGAGATGAACTGCCTGGCATAATCCTTTCGTGAACTACTTTATGAATGCACTTATTTGATTTACATGTCAAATAAAATGTTCCCAACATCCAAAGCTGAATTCCATTTTTAGACTTTCTTTATATCAAGCTTGAAATCTGACCCATTGTCATACACTCAAACTCTGCCCCTTCAACAACCTGCTTGCTTGGAGTGGTAACTTCTTACAATAATCCCACTTGCCCACCAACACTCTGAATTACCTGTGAATCCTTTGGCTTTCACCTGGAATGAAGTGGTCTGGTGTTGGTATTGTGCATAGGACTCAAGTTCTCTTTCTGCTGGGGCAGCCCATGAATTAGTCCTTGCTCTTCCTGGCTTTCCTCACTCATGCTATGCAGCATTTAGGCATCTTCCCATATTTCAGGCCCTTCTCAGGTATCAGATCCAAGTTACCTCTCAGTTGTGTCCAGTGGGTACTGTGTGGTCTAGGGTGGTGGCCCAAGTTAATTCAGACTCTGTGATAAAGAAGACAATCAAATGGAAAAGttgatatttgtgtttttctcatcTATGTGCTTATAGAATCCTGTTGAAATAAACAttctgtctgttttcttcattagCATTTTAAATCCATTCAATCCAATAGAAAAATTTCTAAGCATTTTCAATTTCCTGCCTATTCTTGAGCTGATAATGGCTTTGATTCTGCCACATATACATACAGTGTATATCCAGCCACACAACCCATCAGCAAGGTAGGTAGAAGCCCATGTTGTAGGGTTCCAGACTTTCTTACCCTAGTCCCCAACACAGATCCTTTGGTGACAAAATAGGGACAGGCTTATTTTAATGGCGTAGTGAAAGATAAACACAAATTCCAATTTCTGCTCACTAGCCTTTCAAGAGGGAGCAACAGACTTTGTTGACACCATGTCTTCATGACtatttttgaaattcagggaaagggggagagggacaggCTTCTTTGCTGACAGAGAGAAGAGTGGTAGGCCCAAAATTGGATCCCAGCACTTTCCTGTTAATATGATGCTTATTTTGCCAGTTTTCCAGGGACAGTTCTGCTTGAGCACTTCTCAGGTGGCCACTGATTATCTTGTCTACATTCTTTTTTCGGATTCTATCTTACATATAAGTGGagcaggtttatttttttagacactttaagaagaataattcattttaagaaaaaatatgagatgATTTATGGCTGGAATTTCACAATTGtgaattcacattaaaaataatttgtgtctCCATTTAAAATTCAATCAGGTCTGGGAGACATtaacacattgttttatttataaattaaaaaatcctttatgTCCAATGATCTTATCctattattttcaaagatataggTAGCTGAGGACTGTTCTATGTGTAACATTTTACCTGCTCACTATATGGACACAGACAGTGTTTAATTTGAAGACATGTCTGGAGGATGAGTAATGGGGTAGGAGGAATGACAGGTCTAGTGCTGGAAGGCAGAACCCTTTGCCCCTGTTACCTTGGAGGGGAGGGCACTCCTGGAATGGGGAGAAATAGTCAGTGTGCATGAACGTTACACTTCACATACCTTAGTACCTCCCCCCGAAACTCTTctgtccttccctttttctcctttcaccaCCTACAATATTGGTCTCTAGAATTGATAGGGAggtaaataagaacaaaaaattgaactCTCTTTAGCAGATGTGATTGGACTTTTGGAAGATGTGGGGGATTCTAGGCCCCCAGGAGCTCCAGGTCTACTctgatatgttttcccataggtAGGAACCTGCTTGGTTCAGCTTCTCTTAAACCTGAAATTTATGATTAATGCAACTTGTGGCAACAATGAAAGAACTCAACAAAACCAAGTTTTAACAATACCTTGGAAGCATAGAGAGACATGATTGAGTAGCTAGTAAGAGTAACTGATGACAAAACCCTTGGAGAAAAAACTCTTGAAGCCCTGACACAGCTGGTGCTCAGAGTCCAGAGCTGAGCTCCAGCACAAGGAAAGAATGATGGAAAGGCCCCTGTGAGAAGAGTGTTGTGAGCACAACCTTTAAATCTCTGGGTACGGTGGCAGTGGCCTGGATGAAGACCATTACAGAAATCATGAAGTACATTACCCAGCTCCTGACACTTCTGGCACAGAAGACACCTTTTCGCTCTGGTCTTCCCATGCAGCAAGGAGGCACCCATAGTCCAGTGCTCTTTTTGTACACAAGAACCAATACTTCTACAGCTCATGTATTGAACCAGCAgacaattttcattttccttagttGGAAGTCTCAATGATGGCAGGAAAACAAACTGTCTCTAATGAAGGAGCCTTAAATAACTTACACCATTAGTTACGTCTATCTAACTAACTAAGCACGGAGGAAGAACACTCATTCTTACAAGAGGTATCAGTGAAACTTCTCATATGATCCAGATGAAATCACATGGGCCTCTGTACTTTTGTTGCCTGTGTGGGTCTAAATACCAGGCTAAAGTATCAGTGGAGCAGGCAGTTTCCACATATAATCCAGCAGGAAGGCAGTCAGTAAATTGGCCAAGTGAAGTTGGTGGCTCGGGAGACAGATGAGTCCATTTTTCAAATTCCCTGAAGTCACCACCAAATGCCAAACTCTAATTAACTAGAAGAGTTGGAATGTGTGAGAACCATCAGGCAGCCTCCTCAGGAAAAGTGTTCAAAAGTGTTGGAGCAAAGCAAGGGCCTTGACACTTAGGTGGATGTGTAGGGACTTTGAGAGGTGGCAGGCTGGGTAGCAGTTTCCTGTGGGCCTGTAAGGAGCTGGATGCTTCATTTAGGAAATCACAGGGAAGCTATCCAGGGTCCCACAGTTTGCTTCTAAATTCTTTTCCTCCGTCCACATGAGCTGGGGAATATCAGCAGCAGTGTTGCAAATTGTGACGATGAAAGGAGCCAGTCAGCAGAGAAGATACCTTTATGTTACCAAGTAGTTTTGCCCACGCCAGATTGATAAAGCTGTGATGATTCAACCCACTTGTGGGGTGGCAGTCTCAGGCCCATGTAGTTGCATCAGTGAACATCCCCAGCACTAGAGGCATAGGATTCTTACTGTTTCATACTCTCAACAACACTTAGGAgtttcagtcttttaaatttctaacaATATGTGAGTACATACATGGTTTTCTCCCTGTTCCTCCTCCCTGTCTGTGTCTGATCCCAAGTGGCCAAGCCTGGCAAATTCCCCCAGTTATCCCTGTGAGGTGGGACCTGAGTGGGCCTCCCAGGAAGGGTTCCCCACCCTGGGTGAGCTAGATGTCCACTGTGGGCCTCCTTTTCCCACTGGAGAAACTGTAGTCCCGGGGGCACCCTCTTGGTGTGGTGCTGTGTTGGCTTGGTGGAGGGGTGCTGTGGTCAAAGGGTAGTAGCTCCTCTTACCTTTCTAATGTGGTCCTTCTCAGTCTCTGAGGTCCTGGGCGTGGTTAGCCTCACCCCTTTTTCCGGGATTTTCACTGTGTTGTCTTGTCTATGGAGAGTTGCTAGGGGGTCTTCCTGTGAGTGGGACTAAAGTCAAAACaacctatgttgccatcttgatgGAATCAgtcctgctttcatttttattatttctaattgtttactgtactttggatttaatttgctcttcttttccttgtttcttaaGATTGATGCTTAGATGTTCTCTGTATTCTAGTACAAAcatttaatgttatatatttctCTGTATGTGCTGCTTTAActtctgtttatgtttttatatgcTACATTTCAACTTTGTtcaattgaaaacattttctaatttttcttctgttgtccattcttttatttataagagGGTGATTCACTTTGCAAATATTGGAGGATTTCTCTGGATATCTTTCTGTTGTTGATGTTCAGTTTGTCTCTAGAATAAACTATAATTTCTGGGTGTGGTCAGAAAACATACTTTATATGACTTCAATTCTTCTACATTTGTTGAGTTTGTTTTTCCCCTTGAATAAAACATCTTGGTGAGTGTTCCATGTGTGGTACAAGAGAGTGTGCATTATGCTGTTTTGGGTGTACTGTTCTCTAAATGTCAAACAGaatcaatttattttatagtGTTCTTCAGATCCTTTCCATAGTTATAACCTGTAGTCAAGTTATgaattgtttttctacttt
The sequence above is a segment of the Phyllostomus discolor isolate MPI-MPIP mPhyDis1 chromosome 2, mPhyDis1.pri.v3, whole genome shotgun sequence genome. Coding sequences within it:
- the LOC114513055 gene encoding olfactory receptor 8S1-like gives rise to the protein MALRNHSTMTEFLLLGLPADHASQALLFVLFLVIYLLTLSGNLLLILVIRTSSHLHTPMYFFLSHLSFVDLCYSSVTVPKMLENLLSEKKTISIEDCLTQAFFVFDSGGTQICLLAVMAYDRYAAICHPLHYGQMMSDELCVGLVGGSWGLAFLDALINTLLTWKLDFCETRVISNFLCEIPSLFPVSCSNSSNNFAVLLCCVFLHAFGTFLLVFYSYARIVSTILSISSTSGRSKAFSTCSSHLTAVTLLYGSGILRYLMPTSGSPWELVFSMQYSVVTPLLNPLVYSFKNKEVKAGLKSMLQKSLHLF